The Thalassotalea sediminis genome includes the window AAAGCCCGTAACCTCGAACATTTTTAATCTACGTGCAAGTTATTATCAAGAGGTTAAACAACAGATTGATTACCTAGTGAAAGAGCGAGGACTAAAGAAAATAGGGTTATTGATACAAGCCGACAACTTTGGTTACGCGGTTGAAAAAGGTTACTTGAATATTTTGTCTGAATATAAAATGGCACCTACTGTGACAGCAAGATATCGGCGCAATACAGAAGATATTGATACCGCGTTAATGCTACTTAAACAACATAATGTAGATGCGGTTGCTTTTGTCGGAACATATCGACCGATGGCAGATGTGATAAATAAAGCATTTGAGCAAAACTTTACGCCTTTTTTTACAACGGTTTCATTTATCTCAAGCAGTGATTTATTTTCATTACTAGCCTACCCAAGTAATGTACTTGTTACTGAAGTGATGCCAGATCCGATAATATGCCAAGCGCAATATTGTCGTGAGTTTAGGCAAGACATGCGAGCGCTAGGTATTACCGATGTTGACCGGATCCAGTTAGAAGGGTATTTAAATGCGTTTTTGTTCACACAGGTGGCTAAACAATGTTTACAAGCAATGACTCCCCGCTGCTTTATAGAAAAAATTCAAAAGTTTTCAATCTCTAAATGGGGGCTGGATATTGCCTTTTCAGATAAAAAACATCAGGGATTGGATAATATCTACTTAAATTTCTATCCAAATAAACCATCAAGTTAATTAAATACAGTTACAAACGTATTTAAACTTGCCTTCAGTGTTTATTTTACCTACAATACGCGACCTTAAATCAGCCTGAACATTTTTGTTCCTTGCCTCAATACTGGTGCTTTGGCTGAGCCAGC containing:
- a CDS encoding ABC transporter substrate-binding protein, coding for MYIISLIFSVITCATAYESHDITLAVSNATKGPAAQLGLRLNQGAEAYFSRVKKTAELAEFRIKVIKKDDSYEPFKTLSNTKAFLAENDVFAFFNYVGTPTSYAALETVKQSGLPFLTPFTGANFLRKPVTSNIFNLRASYYQEVKQQIDYLVKERGLKKIGLLIQADNFGYAVEKGYLNILSEYKMAPTVTARYRRNTEDIDTALMLLKQHNVDAVAFVGTYRPMADVINKAFEQNFTPFFTTVSFISSSDLFSLLAYPSNVLVTEVMPDPIICQAQYCREFRQDMRALGITDVDRIQLEGYLNAFLFTQVAKQCLQAMTPRCFIEKIQKFSISKWGLDIAFSDKKHQGLDNIYLNFYPNKPSS